From Sebaldella sp. S0638:
ATCCCCTATTATCAAAAAAACATTTTCCATCACTCTACTCTGTTATATAAGGATATCTGTAGTCGTCTTCTTCGTCAAGATCAGCATCACCCTGATCACAGTGTGACTTTATCCCCAGTTCATCCAGTTTTTCCTTCAATTTCTTCAAATGCTTTTTTGAAGCATAGTTATAGTATATATTTAATTCTTTAAGGTGTGATATCTTGTCTATCTCTTCAAAAAGCATATCTACGCCGTCATCACTAAGTGTACCGTAAGAAAGATCAAGTATTTCAAGCTGTGGAAGGATATCTCCTTTCAGCACTGCCTCACATATTTCATCTTCTATGTCGCTGTTCTTCAATCCAAGGTATTTTAATTTCGGAAAATTTTCCTTTTTTGTAAAAGGAATTATATCCTTAATAGTACCGTCAAAACCGTAATTATCTACGCCCATATATATTTCCAAATGTTCCAGCAACGGCAATTCAGCACTTACTATATCACTTAATACCGATTTTCCTGTTCCGCCTGATATGATTTCGATTTTTTTCAAAGTACCGCTTTTCATTTCCTTAAACCTGAGACCGCATCCGCCTTTTACTATCAAAGTCTCCAAATCAAAAGAATTAACCACAGGAGCCAGATCAGTATTCTGTATCCACGAAACCTCACACTCTTCCCATGAGATATCTCCCCAGTATAACTCTTTCAGATTAGGAAATTTTTCCTTGTTATCCACAAGATATTTTACAAGCTTGTCAGGTGCATTGTCATAAGCTGATTCCCACATCCCTATAACCAGTTTTTCCGCATTATATGTACCGTGTTCATCCAGATATGCCTTTACTTTATCAGCAAGAACT
This genomic window contains:
- a CDS encoding STM4015 family protein; this encodes MEKDIEKFYLDWEESEEQGVVLADKVKAYLDEHGTYNAEKLVIGMWESAYDNAPDKLVKYLVDNKEKFPNLKELYWGDISWEECEVSWIQNTDLAPVVNSFDLETLIVKGGCGLRFKEMKSGTLKKIEIISGGTGKSVLSDIVSAELPLLEHLEIYMGVDNYGFDGTIKDIIPFTKKENFPKLKYLGLKNSDIEDEICEAVLKGDILPQLEILDLSYGTLSDDGVDMLFEEIDKISHLKELNIYYNYASKKHLKKLKEKLDELGIKSHCDQGDADLDEEDDYRYPYITE